Proteins from a single region of Pseudomonas quebecensis:
- the mddA gene encoding methanethiol S-methyltransferase has protein sequence MNLNNNRAARAIALVYSACCYVVFLITFLYLIGFVGSVAVPKNINDGPLLAWPLAVLINCALILLFGVQHTVMARKGFKRWLAAVIPTSVERSTYVLLSSLVLVLMFWLWQPMTLTVWEVETTWAKGLLIGLFWLGWGIALLATFLIGHFELFGLKQPIDRWRRATPQAPEFRTPLFYKIVRHPLYLGFLIAFWATPHMTAGHLLFSMGMTVYIFIGASFEEKDLVALFGERYRRYQQEVGMILPWAKSRKKDAE, from the coding sequence ATGAACCTCAACAACAACCGCGCCGCCCGTGCCATCGCACTGGTGTACAGCGCCTGCTGTTACGTTGTGTTCCTAATCACATTCTTATATTTGATCGGCTTCGTCGGCAGTGTGGCGGTGCCCAAAAACATCAACGATGGCCCCCTCCTCGCTTGGCCACTCGCCGTGCTGATCAACTGCGCACTGATCCTGTTGTTCGGCGTCCAGCACACGGTCATGGCACGCAAAGGCTTCAAGCGGTGGCTGGCGGCAGTCATTCCGACGTCCGTTGAACGCTCCACGTATGTACTGCTCAGCAGCTTGGTGCTTGTACTGATGTTCTGGCTGTGGCAACCGATGACGCTCACCGTTTGGGAAGTTGAAACGACGTGGGCCAAGGGCCTATTGATTGGCCTGTTCTGGTTGGGCTGGGGCATCGCTTTACTGGCAACCTTTTTAATCGGCCACTTCGAACTGTTCGGGCTCAAGCAGCCCATCGACCGATGGCGCAGGGCCACGCCACAGGCGCCAGAATTCAGAACGCCATTGTTTTACAAGATCGTGCGTCACCCGCTGTACCTGGGTTTCCTGATCGCCTTTTGGGCAACACCGCACATGACCGCTGGGCACCTGTTGTTTTCGATGGGGATGACGGTTTACATCTTCATTGGCGCCAGCTTTGAAGAAAAGGATCTGGTGGCGTTGTTTGGTGAGCGGTATCGGCGTTACCAGCAGGAGGTGGGCATGATTTTGCCGTGGGCGAAGTCACGCAAAAAAGACGCTGAATAA
- a CDS encoding saccharopine dehydrogenase family protein — MKKNVLIIGAGGVAKVVAHKCAQHNDELGRIAIASRNISKCQAIIDSVKAKGSLKVPADIQAFALNALDVEATKALIRETGSQIVINVGSAFLNMSVLRACIDTGVAYLDTAIHEEPGKVCETPPWYGNYEWNHLEECKQKNITAILGVGFDPGVVNAYAALAQQQHFDRIDSIDILDVNAGSHGKYFATNFDPEINFREFTGQVWSWQNSQWTSNTMFEVKRTDDLPVVGSQNLYLTGHDEVHSLSKNLDVPNVRFWMSFGEHYINVFTVLNNLGLLSEKPVKTAEGLEVVPLKVVKAVLPDPSSLAPGYTGKTCIGDLVKGTKNGQPREVFIYNVADHEEAFAETDSQGISYTAGVPPVAAALLVARGEWDVQRMANVEELPAEPFLKALDVMGLPTRIKDEHGDRAWDAMA, encoded by the coding sequence TTGAAAAAGAACGTTCTTATCATTGGTGCAGGAGGTGTCGCCAAGGTGGTGGCCCACAAGTGCGCGCAGCACAACGACGAGCTCGGTCGTATTGCTATCGCGTCGCGCAACATCTCCAAATGCCAGGCCATCATCGACAGCGTCAAGGCCAAGGGTAGCCTCAAGGTACCCGCCGATATCCAAGCCTTCGCGCTGAACGCCCTGGACGTGGAAGCGACCAAGGCCCTGATCCGCGAGACCGGCTCGCAGATCGTCATCAACGTGGGGTCCGCGTTCCTCAACATGTCGGTCCTGCGGGCCTGCATCGACACGGGCGTAGCGTACCTCGACACCGCCATCCACGAAGAGCCGGGCAAGGTCTGCGAGACCCCGCCGTGGTACGGCAACTACGAATGGAACCACCTGGAAGAGTGCAAACAGAAGAACATCACCGCCATCCTCGGCGTGGGCTTCGACCCGGGTGTCGTCAACGCGTATGCCGCGCTGGCGCAGCAACAGCATTTCGACCGCATTGATTCGATCGATATCCTCGACGTCAATGCCGGCTCCCATGGCAAATACTTCGCCACCAATTTCGACCCGGAAATCAACTTCCGCGAATTCACCGGACAGGTGTGGAGCTGGCAGAACAGCCAGTGGACCAGCAACACCATGTTCGAAGTCAAACGCACCGACGACCTGCCGGTAGTCGGTTCGCAGAATCTGTACCTGACCGGCCACGATGAAGTGCACTCGCTGTCGAAAAACCTCGACGTGCCCAACGTGCGTTTCTGGATGAGCTTTGGCGAGCACTACATCAACGTGTTCACCGTGCTCAACAACCTCGGACTGCTGTCCGAAAAGCCGGTCAAAACCGCCGAAGGCCTGGAAGTGGTGCCGTTGAAAGTGGTCAAGGCCGTACTGCCCGACCCGTCTTCGCTCGCCCCTGGCTACACCGGCAAGACCTGCATCGGTGACCTGGTCAAAGGCACCAAGAACGGCCAGCCGCGTGAGGTGTTCATCTACAACGTCGCCGACCACGAAGAAGCCTTCGCCGAAACCGACAGCCAGGGCATCTCCTACACCGCCGGCGTACCACCGGTAGCCGCCGCGCTGCTGGTAGCCCGTGGTGAATGGGACGTGCAGCGCATGGCCAACGTCGAGGAACTGCCGGCAGAACCGTTCCTGAAGGCGCTGGACGTGATGGGCCTGCCGACTCGGATCAAGGACGAGCACGGTGATCGGGCCTGGGATGCAATGGCCTGA
- a CDS encoding carboxynorspermidine decarboxylase, whose amino-acid sequence MIKTPYYLIDKQKLLVNMQKIAYVREQSGAKALLALKCFATWSVFDLMQQYMDGTTSSSLYELKLGRQKFEGEAHAYSVAWADDEIEEMLENCDKIIFNSISQLQRFAERSEGKTRGLRVNPQVSSSDYLLADPARPFSRLGEWDPVKIEGVIEQISGFMFHNNCENGDFSLFDKMLGTIEERFGELLHKVKWVSLGGGIHFTGEGYALDAFCARLKAFSEKYGVQVYLEPGEAAITNSASLEVTVLDTLYNGKNLAVVDSSIEAHLLDLLIYRLNAKLAPSEGEHTYMVCGKSCLAGDIFGEYQFDRPLAIGDRLSFIDTAGYTMVKKNWFNGLKMPSIVVKQLDGTVEVVREFGYEDYLSSLS is encoded by the coding sequence ATGATCAAAACGCCGTACTACCTCATCGATAAACAGAAGCTTCTAGTCAATATGCAGAAGATTGCCTATGTGCGCGAGCAGTCCGGCGCCAAGGCGCTGCTGGCGCTCAAGTGCTTTGCCACTTGGTCGGTGTTCGACTTGATGCAGCAATACATGGACGGCACCACCTCGTCGTCGCTGTATGAGTTGAAGCTCGGTCGCCAGAAGTTCGAAGGTGAAGCGCACGCCTACAGCGTGGCCTGGGCCGACGATGAAATCGAAGAGATGCTGGAGAACTGCGACAAGATCATCTTCAACTCCATCAGCCAACTGCAGCGCTTTGCCGAACGCAGCGAAGGCAAGACCCGTGGCCTGCGTGTGAACCCGCAGGTGAGCAGCTCCGACTATCTGCTGGCCGACCCTGCGCGTCCGTTCAGCCGCCTGGGCGAATGGGACCCGGTGAAAATCGAAGGCGTGATCGAGCAGATCAGCGGCTTCATGTTCCATAACAACTGTGAGAACGGCGATTTCAGCCTGTTCGACAAGATGCTCGGCACCATCGAAGAGCGTTTCGGCGAACTGCTGCACAAGGTCAAGTGGGTCAGCCTCGGCGGTGGCATCCACTTCACCGGCGAAGGCTATGCGCTGGACGCCTTTTGCGCGCGCTTGAAGGCGTTCTCCGAGAAGTACGGCGTGCAGGTCTACCTGGAACCGGGTGAAGCGGCGATCACCAACAGTGCCTCCCTGGAAGTCACCGTGCTCGACACCCTCTACAACGGCAAAAACCTCGCCGTCGTCGACAGCTCCATCGAGGCCCACCTGCTGGACCTGCTGATCTACCGCCTCAACGCCAAGCTGGCACCGAGCGAAGGCGAACACACCTATATGGTGTGCGGCAAATCCTGCCTGGCCGGGGATATCTTCGGCGAATATCAATTCGATCGTCCGCTGGCCATCGGCGATCGGTTGTCGTTCATCGACACCGCGGGCTACACCATGGTCAAGAAAAACTGGTTCAACGGCCTGAAAATGCCGTCCATCGTAGTGAAACAACTCGACGGTACAGTCGAGGTGGTTCGTGAATTTGGTTACGAAGACTACCTGTCCAGCCTTTCGTAA
- a CDS encoding GNAT family N-acetyltransferase — protein sequence MDQILQADPGFSIRRLQALAEPIRALEAEAVAEGFRFVTRLINEWEHRTARFERPGECLLGVFYQGQLIAVGGLSIDPYTGPAVGRLRRVYVTRAMRDRKVGKALVQALLEFATPSFRTVRLSTDTPDAAAFYLRCGFHRINDATATHAIKLKRAG from the coding sequence ATGGACCAGATTCTTCAGGCCGACCCAGGCTTTTCAATACGCAGACTCCAGGCACTTGCGGAACCGATTCGTGCGCTGGAAGCCGAAGCAGTGGCCGAGGGCTTTCGTTTTGTGACGCGACTGATCAATGAGTGGGAGCATCGCACCGCGCGATTCGAACGACCCGGAGAGTGCCTGCTGGGCGTGTTCTACCAAGGCCAATTGATTGCCGTCGGCGGTCTGTCCATCGACCCCTATACAGGCCCAGCAGTGGGACGGCTACGCCGGGTATATGTGACGCGCGCAATGCGTGACCGCAAAGTGGGCAAGGCACTGGTGCAGGCGCTGCTGGAGTTCGCAACGCCCAGCTTTCGCACCGTGCGCCTGTCTACCGATACACCTGACGCTGCAGCGTTTTATCTGCGCTGCGGCTTTCATCGAATCAACGATGCCACGGCCACCCACGCGATCAAACTCAAGCGAGCCGGCTGA
- a CDS encoding sensor domain-containing diguanylate cyclase, giving the protein MIKTSLRSHLTLWFAGLSLLTLLSVGFYVGHIATGQVRQASGNALLGAARSTAALLAMQLRERQLEVSLLSKAPLMRLGNLDAPDILTLMELRSQSRAEYAWMGVADTQGRVHQAVNGLLVNQSVQQRPWFQAGMRGEYTGDPHEAVLLAKLMPGSPSGEPLRFIDFAAPIRNAQGETIGVLGAHAHWSWVTHIVESATQQKDAVPDLQALIIDGDGKVLYPEALAGQQIPPTHLNSPSGWTSGNGYVTASVAVPSPSNAQLSWYIVLRQPLDIALQPARELLYKLLILGVLAAVVFGLVAYYLASTLSRPIERLAKSAKQVQDQQPGAVFPQEHAVLEIAQLGRSLAGMTQSLLSKERELQEANASLEATVAQRTADLTQANAELLKLATHDALTGVYNRRRFDEKLAENSLLFQRTGRTFALLLIDADYFKRINDTYGHAIGDEVLAHLASVIEKTTRATDFVARYGGEEFAVLLPEVDEPDSPEVVAEKIRAAVAAAVFPTVGQMTVSIGIGVAEPADRDSLALLKRADLRLYEAKAAGRNKVA; this is encoded by the coding sequence ATGATCAAAACCAGTCTGCGTAGTCACTTGACCCTGTGGTTTGCCGGTTTGTCATTGCTCACGCTGTTGAGTGTCGGATTCTATGTGGGCCATATCGCCACCGGCCAGGTGCGTCAGGCCAGCGGTAATGCCTTGCTCGGCGCTGCTCGTTCCACCGCTGCGCTGCTGGCCATGCAACTGCGCGAACGCCAACTGGAAGTGTCGCTGCTGAGCAAGGCGCCGTTGATGCGCCTGGGCAACCTGGACGCGCCGGATATCCTTACACTGATGGAATTGCGCAGCCAATCGCGCGCCGAGTATGCATGGATGGGCGTGGCCGACACCCAGGGGCGTGTGCATCAGGCGGTCAACGGGCTGTTGGTCAATCAATCGGTGCAGCAACGCCCCTGGTTCCAGGCCGGCATGCGCGGCGAGTACACCGGCGATCCCCACGAAGCGGTGTTGCTGGCCAAGCTGATGCCGGGGTCGCCCAGTGGTGAGCCGTTGCGCTTCATCGACTTTGCCGCGCCGATCCGCAACGCCCAGGGCGAGACGATCGGCGTGCTTGGAGCCCACGCGCATTGGAGCTGGGTCACCCATATCGTCGAGTCGGCCACCCAGCAAAAAGACGCCGTGCCGGACCTGCAAGCGCTGATCATCGACGGCGATGGCAAGGTGCTCTACCCCGAGGCACTCGCCGGCCAACAGATACCCCCAACCCACCTGAACAGCCCCTCCGGCTGGACCTCCGGCAACGGCTACGTGACGGCATCGGTGGCGGTGCCGAGCCCGTCCAATGCCCAGCTGTCGTGGTACATCGTACTGCGCCAACCGCTGGATATCGCCCTGCAACCGGCGCGCGAGTTGCTGTACAAACTGCTGATACTGGGCGTACTCGCCGCAGTGGTGTTCGGGCTGGTTGCCTATTATCTGGCGTCGACCCTCAGCCGTCCGATCGAACGGCTGGCCAAGTCAGCCAAGCAGGTGCAGGACCAGCAACCCGGCGCGGTGTTTCCCCAGGAACACGCGGTGCTGGAGATCGCCCAACTGGGCCGCTCGCTGGCCGGCATGACCCAATCGCTGTTGAGCAAGGAGCGCGAACTGCAGGAAGCCAACGCGTCCCTGGAGGCCACCGTCGCCCAGCGCACCGCCGACCTCACCCAGGCCAATGCCGAACTGCTTAAACTGGCCACGCACGATGCCCTTACCGGCGTTTATAACCGCCGCCGCTTCGACGAAAAACTCGCGGAAAACAGCCTGCTGTTTCAGCGCACCGGCCGCACCTTCGCCCTGCTGCTGATCGACGCCGACTACTTCAAGCGCATCAACGACACCTACGGCCACGCTATCGGGGACGAGGTGCTTGCGCACCTGGCCTCGGTGATCGAAAAAACGACCCGCGCCACCGATTTCGTCGCCCGTTACGGCGGTGAAGAATTCGCGGTGCTGCTGCCGGAGGTGGACGAACCCGACAGCCCCGAAGTGGTCGCCGAAAAGATCCGCGCCGCCGTGGCAGCGGCAGTGTTTCCTACGGTAGGCCAGATGACGGTAAGCATCGGCATCGGCGTGGCCGAACCCGCCGACCGCGATTCCCTGGCACTGCTCAAACGCGCGGATCTGCGGTTGTATGAGGCCAAGGCGGCGGGTAGGAATAAAGTGGCGTGA
- the metE gene encoding 5-methyltetrahydropteroyltriglutamate--homocysteine S-methyltransferase — translation MAVAHSLGFPRIGRDRELKKAQEAFWKGELDEAGLRAVGRELRQAHWALQKQAGIELLPAGDFAWYDQVLTHSLMFGVVPERFRPADGQATLHTLFAMARGVSAPCCGGAHAQEMTKWFDTNYHYLVPEFSADQHFHLGWDQLFDEVREARDLGHTVKPVIIGPLTYLWLGKVKGGEFDKLDLLDRLLPLYGQIFQRLAELGVEWVQIDEPILVLDLPQAWKNAFERAYNQIQRDPLKKLLATYFGGLEENLGLAANLPVDGLHIDLVRAPDQYPTILDRLPAYKVLSLGVVNGRNVWRCDLEKALATLQHAHERLGDRLWVAPSCSLLHSPVDLGREDQLDAELKSWLAFAVQKCAEVVLLAQAVDQPDAANVRAALTESRTVQAARAGSPRIHKPAVQARVAAITAEDSQRQSPFAQRIERQRAGLDLPLFPTTTIGSFPQTASIRLARQSYKQGKLSEAEYVEAMHSEIRHAVEVQEHLGLDVLVHGEAERNDMVEYFAEQLDGYAFTRFGWVQSYGSRCVKPAVIVGDLSRPHPMTVEWIRYAQGLTRKVMKGMLTGPVTLLMWSFPREDVSREAQARQLALAVRDEVLDLEAAGIRIVQIDEAAFREGLPLRQAQWQSYLDWATEAFRLCAAGVRDETQIHTHMCYSEFNDVIESIAAMDADVITIETSRSDMQLLEAFEAFDYPNDIGPGVYDIHSPRVPDASEMANLLRKATRRIPAERLWVNPDCGLKTRAWPETEAALIHMVTAARQLRAELA, via the coding sequence ATGGCAGTCGCTCATTCCCTCGGGTTTCCACGCATTGGACGCGACCGAGAATTGAAAAAAGCCCAGGAAGCCTTCTGGAAGGGCGAACTCGATGAAGCCGGCCTGCGTGCCGTGGGCCGTGAGCTGCGCCAGGCACATTGGGCGCTGCAGAAACAGGCGGGTATCGAGTTGTTGCCGGCCGGTGATTTTGCCTGGTACGACCAAGTGCTGACCCACTCGCTGATGTTCGGCGTGGTCCCCGAGCGTTTTCGCCCAGCCGATGGCCAGGCCACGCTGCATACTCTGTTCGCCATGGCCCGAGGGGTCAGCGCCCCCTGCTGCGGCGGTGCCCATGCCCAGGAAATGACCAAGTGGTTCGACACCAATTATCACTACCTCGTACCTGAGTTCAGCGCCGACCAGCACTTCCATCTCGGTTGGGACCAACTGTTCGATGAGGTCAGGGAAGCCCGCGACCTGGGGCACACCGTCAAGCCGGTGATCATTGGCCCGCTGACTTACTTGTGGCTGGGCAAAGTCAAGGGTGGCGAGTTCGACAAGCTCGATTTACTCGATCGCCTGTTGCCACTGTACGGTCAGATCTTCCAGCGCCTGGCGGAACTGGGGGTGGAATGGGTGCAGATCGACGAACCGATCCTGGTGCTCGACCTGCCGCAGGCGTGGAAGAACGCGTTTGAACGCGCCTACAACCAAATCCAGCGCGATCCGCTGAAAAAACTGCTCGCCACCTACTTCGGTGGCCTGGAGGAAAACCTCGGCCTGGCCGCCAACCTGCCGGTGGACGGCCTGCATATCGACCTGGTGCGCGCGCCGGACCAGTACCCGACCATCCTCGACCGTTTGCCCGCCTACAAAGTGTTGTCGCTGGGCGTGGTCAACGGCCGCAACGTCTGGCGCTGCGACCTGGAAAAGGCGTTGGCGACCCTGCAGCACGCGCATGAGCGCCTTGGCGATCGGCTGTGGGTGGCGCCGTCGTGTTCGTTGCTGCACAGCCCAGTGGACCTCGGTCGTGAAGACCAGCTCGACGCCGAGCTGAAAAGTTGGTTGGCGTTTGCCGTACAGAAATGCGCCGAAGTGGTGCTGTTGGCCCAGGCGGTCGATCAGCCAGACGCCGCCAATGTGCGCGCCGCACTCACTGAAAGCCGCACCGTGCAGGCAGCTCGCGCGGGTTCGCCACGTATCCACAAACCGGCGGTGCAGGCGCGCGTAGCCGCCATCACGGCCGAGGACAGCCAGCGCCAGTCGCCATTTGCCCAGCGCATCGAGCGGCAGCGCGCCGGCCTTGATCTGCCGCTGTTTCCCACGACCACCATCGGCTCATTCCCGCAGACCGCGTCGATCCGCCTGGCGCGTCAATCCTACAAGCAAGGCAAGTTGAGTGAGGCCGAATACGTTGAAGCCATGCACAGCGAGATCCGCCACGCAGTCGAGGTGCAGGAGCACCTCGGGCTGGACGTACTGGTACACGGCGAAGCCGAACGTAACGACATGGTCGAGTATTTTGCCGAGCAACTGGACGGCTATGCGTTTACCCGGTTCGGCTGGGTACAGAGCTACGGTTCGCGTTGCGTGAAACCGGCGGTGATTGTCGGCGATCTGAGCCGTCCGCACCCCATGACCGTCGAGTGGATCCGCTACGCCCAGGGCCTGACCCGCAAGGTCATGAAAGGCATGCTGACCGGCCCGGTGACCCTGTTGATGTGGTCATTCCCGCGCGAAGACGTGAGCCGCGAAGCGCAGGCCCGGCAATTGGCCCTGGCGGTTCGGGATGAAGTGCTGGACCTGGAGGCCGCGGGCATCCGCATCGTGCAGATTGACGAAGCGGCATTCCGTGAAGGCTTGCCGTTGCGTCAGGCGCAGTGGCAGTCGTACCTGGACTGGGCCACCGAAGCGTTCCGACTGTGCGCCGCTGGCGTGCGCGATGAAACCCAGATCCATACGCACATGTGCTACAGCGAGTTCAACGACGTGATCGAGTCCATCGCGGCCATGGATGCCGATGTGATTACCATCGAAACCTCGCGCTCGGACATGCAGTTGCTGGAGGCCTTCGAAGCGTTCGATTACCCCAACGACATCGGCCCGGGCGTCTATGACATTCACTCGCCTCGTGTGCCGGATGCCTCGGAGATGGCCAACCTGCTGCGTAAGGCCACCCGGCGCATCCCCGCCGAGCGCTTATGGGTGAACCCGGATTGCGGGTTGAAGACACGCGCCTGGCCGGAGACGGAAGCGGCGTTGATTCATATGGTCACCGCCGCCCGCCAACTGCGCGCCGAGCTGGCTTGA